The genomic interval TAAACCTGTTTATGTCTTCCGAACGCTTTTTGGCATGTTTGGTACTTACATTAGTCGCCCTTGTGCGCCAAAGTTTATAACTGGTGAACTTCAATTGCTGTTTCATCAGAGATTTTACATCCGGCTCTTTTAAACCGAACTGAAATTCGATGGCTTCAAACGGGGTTCTGTCTTCCCAGACCATTTCAATAATCCGGTTTATATCTGATTCAGAAAGTGTCTTAAAATCAACCGGCTTTACTTCCGGCAAATGATCAGCTTCCAATGCCGGCAGCTGATCATTTGCTTCCAATATTATACTTTCTCCAGCCATAAATTTCTGTATGATTTGTCTAAATCGTAATCTGTTGCCTGTTTTTCTATATTAAAGTACCGGTTGCCCCTTGGATCATTACCAACCCCGGCTACATAGGCCCAGTTTCCCCAGTTGCTGCAGGGGTCATAATCAATCAGTTGCTGTTCAAAATAAGCCGCACCATAACGCCAGTCAAGTTTCAGGTCGTTTACCAGATAACTTGCTACATTCTGGCGGCCTCTGTTACTCATAAAACCGGTCAGCTTTAATTCAAGCATATTGGCGTCTATAAAATCCACACCCGTTTCACTGTTGATCCATTTGTTTAGCAAATCTTCATTAACTCCCTTAGGCACGATATCTTTGTCCTTAATTCCCATTTCCAGAAAAAATTTATGATTATATTTTTTCATCATAAATCTGAAATAGTCCCGCCAGAGCAATTCAAATATTAACCAGTAGGTAGAGGCATTAGCAGAATACCGGGCCTCATATTTTTTAACCTCATAATAAATTTCTCTTGGAGACAAACAACCCATCGCAAGCCAGGCTGAAAACTTGGTTGAATAGTTCTCACCGATCATACCATTGCGGGTTTCTTTGTAGGTGGATATCGCCCTGGTTTCATAAAAATAAAACTGTAAACGCTTATACGCTTCTGTTTCCCCGCCTTTCGAATGAATGGCAGATCGCTCGTCTGTGGCCATTGGAATAAGTCCGAGATCCTGCAATGTTGGTAGTTGTAAAGGAGGAATTTCAGGGGACTTTATTGAGGCAGGTTTAGCGAAAATATCCCTTATTTCAGACTCTTTTTCGATCCTTTTTCTAAAATTGGTAAAAATGTCCGGAATGTCCTTCTTGGTAAATGGCAGATCCTGTGCGTGGTAAAGTGTACTGGTACTGAACGTTTCTAGTGTACAATGCAACTTCCACAATTCTTTTTCTACAATTTCTTCCGTTTGTCTTTCTTCGTAGGCAACTTCTTTTTTTGCAAATACTTTCTGAGCTCCGTATTGTTTGGCTATTTTAAAAAGCTCCTCTTCCGGATTGCCTCTTAAAACGATCAGCCCGGATCTCATTTCTCTGAGGCGGGCATCCAGATCGGCTAGTGAATCTAATAAAAACTGAGCCCTGAAACTGCCGGTTTTCTGAAAACCAAATTCGGTGATTTTATAATGTGCATCGTCAAAACAATAAACCGGAATAATTTCGTCACTCTGTTCAATAGCGCGAACGAGCGTTTCGTTATCATGTAATCTTAAATCAGTTTTAAACCATACAATCGATCTTCGCATCATATTTTGTTTATGTATTTCAAATAATACGCTAACCTGCTCTGTTAATCCGGTTCTCGCGCCTATTCCTGTTCTGATCCGTTTTTTACCAAATAATATTACAGCAACTTTTTTTCTTGCCAAAATAGAAAATTGCTGAACGATTTATCGGAAAATATGAATAGACTCCGTCTTTATGAACACTTGCCGGCGGTGCAAAATTCCCATTATTGTAACTCTTTGTATATGACGATTAAAAATCGTATTAAAATGCTGTAATACAACAAGTTATATAGAATTTATTTTCGATTTCCAATTGTGGTTTTCTAGCTTTGGATTACACGTACTGGTAACATACGTTTAACTGCACATTCACCACAGTACCTACTTAAAAAGAAGCATGAAATTTCATTTATTATTCCTGCATTTTTCACTGCAATACTTTACTTCATCCCAATTCTTTTCCCATTTCTTCCGCCAGGAAAATGGTTTTTTACAAACTATGCAAATTTTCTCCGGCAGATTTTCTTTTTTTACTCCTTTCACTTTTTAAATGGTATTAGTTGAAATTAATTGAATTCATTTTCAGTCAGTTATAGTGCAACTATTGCAAGTCGTGGTAGGAATGATACAAATATCAATCCAGCCTCATTGTGTGGATTTGGTAAAAAGAGATGGTTACTACTTATGCGCAGAAATTAAATGAACAACTCGGAATTTGTAAATTTTAACATAAATTAAGAACATAGGTATTTGTTCGTACGAAATATTTCCTACCTTTGAAATGTTGATTAAAAAATGAAATAATGGAACCGACAAAATCAGAATTAGAGATATTACAGGTACTCTGGCAGCACGGGCCTTCAACGGTACGGTTTGTGAATGACAAGCTGAATGAAGAAAAAAGATCAGTTCAGTATTCATCAACACTGAAATTGATGCAGATCATGGCAGAGAAAGGAATTGTTAAGCGGGATGAAAGCAATATGAAGCACGTATATAGTCCGGCGGAAGAGGAAAACAAAACTAAAAATAAGCTATTGGGCCGGTTTGTGGATTCCATGTATAACGGTTCGGCGTCGAGCCTGGTAATGCAGCTTTTTGGAAATAAGAATACATCGAAAGAAGAACTGGATGAAATAAAAGACTTCTTGAAAAAACTGGACAACTAAGCGAAAAATCATAAAATCTGTTAGCCATGAATTTTAACTTTTTCAACTTACCATTTTCCCGAAATATCATTCAGGCTTTCAGCTGGACATTACTTCATTCAGTCTGGCAGGGCTTGATTGTGGCTGTTCTGGCCGGAATAGTTCTTCTGTTGACCAAAAAAGTTAAGCCTGTTTTACGTTACAATTTGCTTTCAGGATTATTACTGATGCTGATTTCAGTAAGTTGTTTTACTTTCTGGTATGAATTAGACAAACCTGCAAATACACATGATGATTTAGTTCTCCGGGATTTTTCAGGAAGTAGTAAACTGATTGAAGGAATAGGTGAGGTTCGGTTTGAAGTAGTAAACCAGGTTGATAAAGAGCATTTTACTCAATTGATCATCCATTATTGCAGTGAAAATGCGGCCGTTATTGTTGGGATTTGGTTACTGGTTTTTTTAATGAAATCGGCAAGAACTGCTGCGGGGATTTATTATGTGCAGAGAATTCGTCATCACGGTATTTATCATGTAGATGAACAATGGAAACAGCAGGTACACCAACTTGCAGAAAGGTTGAAAATAAGAAAAAGCATTTTATTATTCGAGTCAGAAATAGTGAAAATTCCGATAGTTACAGGATTTCTCAAACCTATGATCCTCGTTCCTGCGGGCTTTCTTGCCAACTTACCTTACAGCCAGGTTGAAGCCATTTTGCTGCACGAACTGGCACATATAAGAAGGCAGGATTATCTGGTCAATCTGTTTCAGAATTTTGCGGAAAATGTATTCTTTTTTAATCCTGCCGTGTTATGGCTCTCCAAATTGATCAAAGAAGAAAGAGAACATTGCTGTGATGATCTGGCGATCGGGGTTATGCAAAACAAAAACTCCTTGGTGAATGCGCTGGTATTGTTTCAGGAGTATAAAAGTGCAGGTACAAAGCATGCTGTGGCTTTTGCAGGAAAACGAAACCACTTGCTCGATCGTATCAAAAGAATCATTTACAACAATAATAAACAATTAGATGCCATGGAAAAATTATTTGTAACAGCCAGTTTATTCACCGTTGCCGCATTATCGCTGGCTTTTTCTAACGAACCAATTAAAGTTTTGCCCACGTCTTTATCATCAGCCGGTAAAAAAGTGGAATTATTCAATCCGGTAAAAACCGTTGATGTACAGGAAGTTTTAAAAGATACTATTCCGGCAAATAGCGAGGTGGAAAGTTCCGGTAATTCTGTGACAACAATACAGGTTACAAAAAATGAAAAACGGTATGAAATTATACAGAAAAACGGAGAAATTACCGAGCTGAAAATTGATGGAAAACTGATCCCGAAAGATAAAATAGAATCTTATGAATCAGAAATTGAGCCAATTCTGGAAGAAATAGAAGAGCAACACGAGCAGGCCGAAGCTGATAGGGAAGAAGCTGATGACGCAAAGGAAAGTGCGAATGACGAAATGGATGACGCAAAAGAAGCTGAAATGGATGCGGAAGAGGCAAAAATAGACGCCAGGAACTTTCGGTATGAAGCGGAGGAAATTCGGAAACAGGCAGAGCTGATTAAGAAAAATGCCGAAAAGTTTAAATTTGAGGCTGAAAACTTCCAGGTCACAATGAACGAGAACAGAAATAACGCAAACAACATTCGTAAACAAGCGGAAGTAATCAGGAAAAATGCTGATGTTACCCATTTAAATGCCGAAAAATTCAGAGAACAAGCGGTCGAAATAAAAAAGCAGGCTGAAGTTATAAGAAAACAAGCGGAGAAAACGAGAGCAGAATACGAGAAAATGCAGGAAAATTTAATTGCTGATCTGATTAAAGAGGATGTAATTAAGGATAAAAACAATCTTTCGTATAAGTTGAGTGACAACGAATTGATCGTAAACGGAGTAAAACAGCCGGATGCCGTTCATAAAAAAATAAAAGCAAAGTATTTGAAAGAGGCCAATGTTGAAATGGTTTATAACTGGAAAGGAAAGAATGGTTCGACAACGTATGGTATAATCCAGGCAAAATAGTTCAGTTTATTTATTGAGAAATAAGGACTTTTTAAAACCTACGGAGATATATTTCCGTAGGTTTTTGCATTTACAAAGTACTTTTCGATACAACTGCAACTGCTTCAATTTCAATCAGATAGCCAAAATGTAACTCTGGTACAGGGACAATAGCACGTGCCGGTTTGGCATTACCCAAGGCTTCTGCATAAAGACGATTAAAAGTTGGCCAGTGCTCTACACCAACGATGTAAACAGTAACTTTAAGCAAATCTTCAAAGTTACTGCCGGCTGCATTCAAGATGGCCAGAAGATTGCTTAATGCCTGCTTAACCTGAACTTCAAAAGATTCAGTGAAGGTATGGCTGCCATCGGCATTGACAGGTAATTGTCCTGATACATATACCGTTCCGTTGTATTCCGTTGCCTGTGCATAATGCCCGCCGGGTAATGCGGCTTCTTTGGTTTGTATAATCCTGATTGATTTGTTCATGGCTGATTAAGGTTAATGAGGAATTTAATGCTTGAAGTAAAACATAAAATAAGGAATAATACGGATCACAACAGGGGAAATTCCGTATTGCGGAAATATTGCTATTTAATGAATTTTGTATCTTCTATTTATCCATTAAATACTTAACATTATGAAAATCGCAATTGATATTACCAAGATTCATTGTACTCGTACAACTTTTGAATTAGGTGCTGATGAAATTTATGCGGCCATTTTTGTTACAGCGTTAAAAAAGGACGGTAGCGGTGTGGTTACTACATTAAAGGATTCAAAACCACTTTTTGGTATTGTTACCGATGTGCAAAGCGATGTGAAAAAAGGCAAGATTTGGCTGCCGTCGCCCAATCATTTCGAAGTAGATGTTGCCGATGATACGGAATCAGTTGGATTTTCTTTTGCGCTTTATGAAAAGGATAATGGTGAAATATTTGATAAAATGAAGCAGGAACTTACCGGAATTATAGAGCCGGAAGGTTTTGATTTTAGTCAGATACCACTTACTATAGATTTTTCCCAGATCACAAAAATTCTATTCGGTTTACTCAAAAAAGCGGTTATCCATTTCAAACAGGATGATTTACTTGGAGTGGAAGAATTTGTGGCCGAGAAAGGGAAACTGATAGGGGATGAATTCCCGAGAGAATTTGACTATAAGAGAAAGAAAGGGCAATACGAACTGGGTGTTACCATTAAGGCTGCTTAAAAAGTACGATTTTACTTTTATCCGGAATTTCAAGTTTATAACAGTCTGCTGAGAGTTGATTTAGCAGACTGTTCCATAATCTACCAATATCAATTGTCAGTGCCAGATTTGCAATCCTTCTCAGCAATGTGGCTAATTTGGAAGAATTTATTTTTCAACCGTTTATAAATGTTTTCTTTCCTGAAAGAAACAATAGTCCTGATACAATTTTTAGCCATTTCTTCCATCCAGCATAAGTAAAACTACGGTTTGCCGGTTTTTATTAACTGAACTACTCAACCGGAAACCATGAATCGCAGGATTTTCATCAAAAGCACCAGTACAATTGCTGCTGCAACGGCTTTGACGCCCGAGGCTTTTTCCTTGCCGGTAAAAGAAGTGAAAAATAAACTTCCGAAATGGAAAGGGTTTAATCTGCTTGACTTTTTTCTCCGGATCCTGCTAATGGAAGAAAAGCCACTACCGACGAACAACTGAAATGGATGAGCGACTGGGGTTTTGATTTCGTGAGGATTCCGATCGCTTATCCATCATATGTGAAATTTGACAGAAGCCGGAATATTACACCGGATGAAGTATATCAGATTGACGAAGCTGCCGTTGATCGTATTGATAAATTGGTGGAAGCCGCCCATAAATACAATATTCATGTAAGCCTTAATCTGCATCGTGCGCCGGGTTATTGTATAAATGCCGGTTTTCATGAGCCTTATAATCTCTGGACTGATCAAAAAGCGCTGGATGCATTTTGTTTCCACTGGAATATGTGGGCCAAACGGTACAAAAATGTTTCGAGGAAAAAGATCAGTTTTGATCTGTTGAATGAACCAAGTATGCGTGCAGATATGAATGACCAGCTCTCGGAAAGGACTTCAGTGCCGGGAGATATATATC from Dyadobacter sp. NIV53 carries:
- a CDS encoding TIGR03643 family protein, whose protein sequence is MAGESIILEANDQLPALEADHLPEVKPVDFKTLSESDINRIIEMVWEDRTPFEAIEFQFGLKEPDVKSLMKQQLKFTSYKLWRTRATNVSTKHAKKRSEDINRFKSNLQRSITLNKISKR
- a CDS encoding DASH family cryptochrome; protein product: MARKKVAVILFGKKRIRTGIGARTGLTEQVSVLFEIHKQNMMRRSIVWFKTDLRLHDNETLVRAIEQSDEIIPVYCFDDAHYKITEFGFQKTGSFRAQFLLDSLADLDARLREMRSGLIVLRGNPEEELFKIAKQYGAQKVFAKKEVAYEERQTEEIVEKELWKLHCTLETFSTSTLYHAQDLPFTKKDIPDIFTNFRKRIEKESEIRDIFAKPASIKSPEIPPLQLPTLQDLGLIPMATDERSAIHSKGGETEAYKRLQFYFYETRAISTYKETRNGMIGENYSTKFSAWLAMGCLSPREIYYEVKKYEARYSANASTYWLIFELLWRDYFRFMMKKYNHKFFLEMGIKDKDIVPKGVNEDLLNKWINSETGVDFIDANMLELKLTGFMSNRGRQNVASYLVNDLKLDWRYGAAYFEQQLIDYDPCSNWGNWAYVAGVGNDPRGNRYFNIEKQATDYDLDKSYRNLWLEKV
- a CDS encoding DUF2256 domain-containing protein, which gives rise to MKGVKKENLPEKICIVCKKPFSWRKKWEKNWDEVKYCSEKCRNNK
- a CDS encoding BlaI/MecI/CopY family transcriptional regulator, with the translated sequence MEPTKSELEILQVLWQHGPSTVRFVNDKLNEEKRSVQYSSTLKLMQIMAEKGIVKRDESNMKHVYSPAEEENKTKNKLLGRFVDSMYNGSASSLVMQLFGNKNTSKEELDEIKDFLKKLDN
- a CDS encoding M56 family metallopeptidase, with protein sequence MNFNFFNLPFSRNIIQAFSWTLLHSVWQGLIVAVLAGIVLLLTKKVKPVLRYNLLSGLLLMLISVSCFTFWYELDKPANTHDDLVLRDFSGSSKLIEGIGEVRFEVVNQVDKEHFTQLIIHYCSENAAVIVGIWLLVFLMKSARTAAGIYYVQRIRHHGIYHVDEQWKQQVHQLAERLKIRKSILLFESEIVKIPIVTGFLKPMILVPAGFLANLPYSQVEAILLHELAHIRRQDYLVNLFQNFAENVFFFNPAVLWLSKLIKEEREHCCDDLAIGVMQNKNSLVNALVLFQEYKSAGTKHAVAFAGKRNHLLDRIKRIIYNNNKQLDAMEKLFVTASLFTVAALSLAFSNEPIKVLPTSLSSAGKKVELFNPVKTVDVQEVLKDTIPANSEVESSGNSVTTIQVTKNEKRYEIIQKNGEITELKIDGKLIPKDKIESYESEIEPILEEIEEQHEQAEADREEADDAKESANDEMDDAKEAEMDAEEAKIDARNFRYEAEEIRKQAELIKKNAEKFKFEAENFQVTMNENRNNANNIRKQAEVIRKNADVTHLNAEKFREQAVEIKKQAEVIRKQAEKTRAEYEKMQENLIADLIKEDVIKDKNNLSYKLSDNELIVNGVKQPDAVHKKIKAKYLKEANVEMVYNWKGKNGSTTYGIIQAK
- a CDS encoding RidA family protein — encoded protein: MNKSIRIIQTKEAALPGGHYAQATEYNGTVYVSGQLPVNADGSHTFTESFEVQVKQALSNLLAILNAAGSNFEDLLKVTVYIVGVEHWPTFNRLYAEALGNAKPARAIVPVPELHFGYLIEIEAVAVVSKSTL